One Paraburkholderia sp. IMGN_8 DNA window includes the following coding sequences:
- a CDS encoding AlkA N-terminal domain-containing protein has product MSTLDDVATLELPFKPPFDWPRLLRFFGGRATPGVEAVEDGAYRRAIDWAGDSGTLTVRLHPRKRCIVASIEGPASRHADALAVPIAKMFDLHAEPKKIGTELAADPWLAPLIEAVPGLRVPGAWSGFELVVRAIVGQQVSVKAATTIIGRLVQRAGERIEGHPHENTAWRFPTPAALAAVDLEKIGMPGKRVAALQGFAHAVASGDVPLDSSVADATSLRAALLALPGIGPWTVEYVAMRAWRDADAWPAWDLVLMQAICARDPSLVRPTQQRTRTDAWRPWRAYAAMHLWNEVADRAGAARGG; this is encoded by the coding sequence GTGAGCACGCTTGACGACGTCGCAACACTCGAACTGCCGTTCAAACCACCCTTCGACTGGCCCCGGCTGCTGCGCTTTTTCGGTGGACGCGCGACGCCAGGCGTCGAAGCCGTCGAAGACGGCGCCTACCGCCGCGCGATCGATTGGGCCGGCGACAGCGGCACGCTGACGGTGCGCCTGCATCCTCGCAAACGCTGCATCGTCGCGAGTATCGAGGGGCCTGCGAGCCGTCACGCCGACGCGCTCGCCGTGCCGATCGCGAAGATGTTCGACCTGCACGCCGAGCCGAAAAAAATCGGTACGGAACTCGCCGCCGACCCGTGGCTCGCGCCATTGATCGAAGCCGTGCCGGGTCTACGCGTGCCGGGTGCGTGGTCGGGCTTCGAACTGGTGGTACGCGCGATCGTCGGCCAGCAGGTCAGCGTGAAGGCCGCGACCACCATCATCGGACGGCTGGTGCAGCGCGCCGGCGAACGCATCGAAGGTCATCCGCACGAGAACACCGCGTGGCGCTTCCCGACGCCCGCCGCACTGGCGGCCGTGGATCTGGAGAAGATCGGCATGCCGGGTAAACGCGTAGCCGCGTTGCAAGGCTTCGCGCACGCGGTGGCTTCAGGCGATGTGCCGCTTGACAGCAGCGTGGCCGACGCCACCAGCCTGCGCGCCGCGTTGCTCGCACTGCCTGGCATCGGCCCATGGACGGTCGAGTACGTCGCGATGCGTGCGTGGCGCGACGCCGACGCGTGGCCCGCATGGGACCTCGTGCTGATGCAGGCGATCTGCGCGCGCGACCCGTCGCTCGTGCGGCCGACCCAGCAGCGCACCCGCACCGATGCTTGGCGGCCGTGGCGCGCGTATGCGGCGATGCATCTGTGGAACGAAGTGGCGGACCGGGCGGGAGCCGCGCGCGGCGGGTAG
- the gshA gene encoding glutamate--cysteine ligase, whose translation MPNNTPSRTTDAFSHRLSVLTSGPQRDALIRGLRGIERESLRVTHDGQLALTPHSRALGSALTHPSLTTDYSEALLELITPAEHDAAITLEKLDTLHRFVYAELGDEILWNNSMPGLLPEQDEGIPIARYGTSNIGKLKYVYRVGLALRYGRTMQCIAGIHYNYSLNEEVWRLLHADQQSTASAVDFQSERYLALIRNFRRTNWLLMYLFGASPALDRRFLRDRKHTLETFDADTLYRPYATSLRMSDLGYSNTTAQAALHADYDTLPGYLDALAKAVSQPYPAYEAIGTQRNGEWVQINTNVLQIENEFYSTIRPKRVTYPGERPLHALAARGVQYVEVRCMDIDPFEPTGISLETARFLDAYLLVCALEDSALLPPDAYAEANQNFGRVTMEGRKPGLELTRDGQTVAMTDWANELLARIDAAAATLDALQGGDAHARAVAVQRAKLADPSLTPSARMLQGMHEKQQSFLAFGLEQSEAHAAYFRARPLDAAQMQEFAELAARSLAEQAKLEQEEVGSFDAFVAAYRAYTLNRFSV comes from the coding sequence ATGCCAAACAACACACCTTCCCGCACGACCGACGCGTTCTCGCACCGCTTGTCCGTGCTGACCTCCGGCCCGCAGCGCGACGCGCTGATTCGCGGCCTGCGCGGCATCGAAAGGGAGAGCCTGCGCGTGACGCACGACGGCCAGCTCGCGCTGACCCCGCATTCACGCGCGCTCGGCTCGGCGCTTACGCATCCATCGCTCACCACCGACTACTCCGAAGCACTGCTCGAACTGATCACGCCGGCGGAGCACGATGCCGCGATCACGCTCGAGAAACTCGATACGCTGCATCGTTTCGTCTACGCGGAGCTCGGCGACGAAATTCTGTGGAACAACTCGATGCCGGGCCTGTTGCCTGAGCAGGACGAGGGCATTCCGATTGCGCGGTACGGCACCTCGAATATCGGCAAACTGAAGTACGTGTACCGCGTCGGCCTGGCGCTCCGTTACGGCCGCACGATGCAGTGCATTGCGGGTATTCACTACAACTATTCGCTGAATGAAGAAGTGTGGCGGCTGTTGCATGCCGACCAGCAATCCACGGCGAGCGCTGTCGATTTCCAGTCCGAACGTTATCTCGCGCTGATCCGCAATTTCCGCCGCACCAACTGGTTGCTGATGTATCTGTTCGGCGCGTCGCCGGCGCTGGACCGCCGGTTCCTGCGCGATCGAAAACACACGCTCGAGACGTTCGACGCCGACACGCTGTACCGCCCGTACGCGACCAGCCTGCGCATGAGCGATCTCGGTTATTCGAATACCACGGCGCAAGCCGCGCTGCATGCCGACTACGACACGCTGCCGGGCTACCTCGACGCGCTCGCGAAAGCCGTGAGCCAGCCTTATCCCGCGTACGAGGCGATCGGCACGCAGCGCAATGGCGAGTGGGTGCAGATCAACACGAATGTGCTGCAGATCGAAAACGAGTTCTACTCGACGATCCGGCCCAAGCGCGTCACGTATCCCGGCGAGCGGCCGCTGCATGCGCTGGCCGCGCGTGGCGTGCAATACGTCGAAGTGCGCTGCATGGATATCGATCCGTTCGAGCCGACCGGCATCTCGCTGGAAACCGCGCGTTTTCTCGATGCATACCTGCTGGTCTGCGCTCTGGAAGACAGCGCGCTGCTGCCGCCTGACGCCTACGCCGAAGCCAATCAGAACTTCGGCCGCGTGACGATGGAAGGGCGCAAACCGGGGCTCGAACTGACGCGCGACGGCCAAACGGTTGCGATGACAGATTGGGCGAACGAACTGCTCGCCAGGATCGACGCAGCTGCTGCTACGCTCGACGCCTTGCAGGGCGGCGATGCGCACGCTCGCGCCGTGGCGGTTCAGAGGGCGAAACTGGCGGATCCCTCGCTGACGCCGTCGGCGCGCATGCTGCAAGGCATGCACGAGAAGCAGCAGAGCTTCCTTGCATTTGGCCTTGAGCAAAGCGAAGCGCACGCCGCGTATTTTCGCGCGCGTCCGCTGGATGCTGCGCAAATGCAGGAATTCGCCGAACTCGCCGCACGGTCGCTTGCAGAGCAGGCCAAGCTCGAACAGGAAGAAGTGGGTTCGTTCGACGCATTCGTCGCGGCTTACCGGGCGTATACGTTAAACCGCTTCAGCGTCTGA
- a CDS encoding DHA2 family efflux MFS transporter permease subunit: MAATAPAAALPAAEPAPLKGGALALLTVGLALGTFMEVLDTSIANVAVPTISGSLGVATSQGTWVISSYSVASAIAVPLTGWLARRVGEVRLFTLSVLLFTIASALCGFAHNFESLIAFRLLQGLVSGPMVPLSQTILMRSYPPEKRGLALGLWAMTVICAPIFGPVMGGYITDNYTWPWIFYINVPIGIFSAVCAFLLLRGRETKVTKQRIDAVGLALLVIGVSCLQMMLDLGKDRDWFNSTFIVALGIIAVVSIAFMLVWEMTEKEPVVDLSLFKDRNFALGVLIISFGFMAFFGSVVIFPLWLQTVMGYTAGLAGLATAPVGLLALFLSPLIGRNMHRLNLRVVASFAFIVFACVSFWNSTFTLDVPFNHVIWPRLVQGIGVACFFVPMTTITLSSVSDERLASASGLSNFFRTLSGAIGTAISTTYWENDTIYHHAMLTDSVNVYTANTSSYTNALAGIGLSGDGVTAQLNQVVTAQAYMMATNDFFRISCAAFVVLAMLVWVTKPRKGAGPSMGH, translated from the coding sequence ATGGCTGCCACGGCTCCCGCCGCTGCCTTACCCGCCGCCGAACCCGCTCCGCTCAAAGGCGGCGCGCTGGCCTTGCTCACTGTCGGTCTTGCGCTCGGCACGTTCATGGAAGTGCTCGACACATCGATTGCGAACGTCGCCGTGCCGACCATTTCCGGTAGCCTCGGCGTGGCGACCAGCCAGGGCACCTGGGTCATTTCATCCTATTCGGTGGCCTCGGCGATCGCGGTGCCGCTGACCGGCTGGCTCGCACGGCGCGTCGGCGAAGTGCGGCTCTTTACCCTGTCGGTGCTGCTCTTCACGATCGCGTCGGCGCTGTGTGGCTTCGCGCATAACTTCGAGTCGCTGATCGCGTTCCGGCTCTTGCAGGGACTCGTTTCCGGGCCGATGGTCCCGCTTTCGCAGACAATCCTGATGCGCTCCTATCCGCCGGAAAAGCGCGGGCTCGCGTTGGGTCTCTGGGCGATGACGGTGATTTGCGCGCCGATTTTCGGCCCCGTGATGGGCGGCTATATCACCGACAACTACACGTGGCCGTGGATCTTCTACATCAACGTGCCGATCGGGATTTTCTCGGCGGTGTGCGCGTTCCTGCTGCTGCGCGGCCGTGAGACGAAAGTCACCAAACAGCGCATCGATGCGGTGGGCCTCGCTTTGCTCGTGATCGGCGTGTCATGCCTGCAGATGATGCTCGACCTGGGTAAGGATCGCGACTGGTTCAACTCGACGTTTATCGTCGCGCTGGGGATTATCGCGGTGGTGTCGATCGCGTTCATGCTGGTGTGGGAGATGACCGAGAAAGAACCTGTTGTCGATCTCTCGTTGTTCAAGGACCGCAACTTCGCGCTCGGCGTGTTGATTATCTCGTTCGGCTTTATGGCGTTCTTCGGGTCAGTGGTGATTTTCCCGCTCTGGCTGCAGACGGTGATGGGCTATACCGCTGGGCTTGCTGGCCTCGCGACAGCTCCGGTTGGCTTGCTCGCGCTGTTCTTGTCGCCCTTGATCGGGAGGAATATGCATCGGCTCAACCTGCGGGTGGTGGCGAGTTTTGCGTTCATCGTGTTTGCTTGTGTGTCGTTCTGGAATTCGACTTTTACGCTCGATGTGCCGTTTAATCACGTGATCTGGCCTCGGTTGGTGCAAGGCATTGGGGTTGCCTGTTTCTTCGTGCCGATGACCACTATTACGCTGTCCAGCGTGTCGGATGAGCGGCTCGCTAGTGCTTCGGGTTTGTCTAATTTCTTTCGGACTTTATCGGGGGCGATTGGGACGGCTATCAGTACTACGTATTGGGAGAACGATACGATTTATCATCATGCGATGTTGACTGATTCGGTGAATGTTTATACGGCTAATACCAGTTCTTACACGAATGCGTTGGCCGGGATTGGACTCTCCGGGGATGGCGTCACCGCGCAGTTGAATCAGGTCGTCACGGCTCAGGCCTATATGATGGCCACTAATGATTTTTTTCGGATCTCTTGTGCGGCGTTTGTTGTGTTGGCGATGCTTGTTTGGGTTACCAAACCGCGGAAGGGGGCTGGACCTTCTATGGGGCATTGA
- a CDS encoding MarR family transcriptional regulator: protein MTDGPYNADEIHLESSLGYYLTKARNVLVERMDCAVKPLGLTAQQIGVILLLSAQRASTPLELSRVMSYDSGSMTRLLDRLEKKGFIVRTRSDADRRMVKLELTPQGHEAARQLPGLGAAVLNEQLRGFSAADHATLLDLLGRFIANGISGGTSAACGLGPSQESSEESPEATPPKHGEQ, encoded by the coding sequence ATGACCGATGGTCCCTACAACGCGGATGAGATTCACCTCGAATCGAGTCTCGGCTATTACCTGACGAAAGCGCGAAATGTGCTCGTCGAGCGGATGGATTGCGCGGTCAAACCGTTGGGGCTTACCGCCCAGCAGATCGGCGTGATCCTGCTGCTGTCGGCGCAGCGCGCGAGCACGCCGCTCGAGTTGTCGCGGGTCATGTCGTACGACAGCGGATCGATGACCCGTCTGCTGGACCGCCTTGAAAAGAAAGGCTTTATCGTCCGCACGCGCAGCGACGCCGATCGCCGGATGGTCAAGCTGGAACTGACGCCGCAAGGCCACGAGGCCGCGCGGCAATTGCCCGGTCTGGGCGCCGCCGTGCTGAACGAGCAATTGCGCGGATTTTCGGCGGCAGACCACGCCACCCTGCTCGACCTGCTAGGCCGTTTTATCGCCAACGGCATCAGCGGAGGGACGAGCGCTGCGTGCGGGCTGGGGCCATCGCAGGAATCGTCGGAAGAATCACCTGAAGCGACGCCGCCGAAACACGGCGAGCAGTAA
- a CDS encoding IS3 family transposase (programmed frameshift) yields MSRRNIPEEFKAEAVQLVVSKGYSYSQACEALGVGDTALRRWVARWREEQAKPPRTAIEIETDARRIRELEAKVADLERERDILKKFYGLLRQGNGSLLEVIQSLKKAWPVSVMCEVMNVARSSYYAFAGRPSASPTACPQMAAAREIHRETRCSYGSRRMSDELQRRGHKVGRYRARTLMQRAQLVVTRKRTHRYQKSNGEALVVPNLLARNFEPPAINQVWAGDITYVRTVQGWSYLAIVMDLYSRRIVGWAFALLPDTALVIRALQQARDQRRPPPELMFHSDQGCQYTSAHFMNELKANGIVQSMSRKGNCWDNAPVERFFRSLKSEWIDDKGYPDHAHAERDIGAYIDDFYNYRRIHSAAGGQPPARFEASLF; encoded by the exons ATGAGCAGACGGAACATTCCTGAAGAATTCAAGGCAGAAGCAGTCCAGCTGGTGGTCAGCAAGGGCTATTCGTACTCGCAGGCCTGCGAAGCGCTGGGCGTTGGCGACACGGCGTTGCGTCGCTGGGTCGCGCGGTGGCGCGAGGAGCAGGCCAAACCGCCGCGCACAGCGATAGAGATCGAGACCGACGCGCGTCGCATTCGCGAGCTCGAGGCGAAGGTCGCTGATCTCGAGAGGGAACGGGACATTCTAAAAAAGT TCTACGGCCTTCTTCGTCAAGGAAATGGATCGCTTCTCGAAGTGATCCAGTCACTGAAGAAGGCCTGGCCTGTGAGTGTGATGTGTGAAGTGATGAACGTGGCGCGCAGCAGCTATTACGCGTTCGCGGGGCGCCCGTCGGCTAGCCCTACGGCTTGCCCGCAGATGGCCGCTGCACGTGAAATTCATCGCGAAACCCGCTGCAGTTATGGCAGCCGAAGGATGTCGGACGAGCTTCAAAGGCGGGGTCACAAGGTGGGGCGTTATCGTGCCCGCACGCTGATGCAGCGCGCGCAGCTGGTGGTTACCAGAAAGCGCACGCACCGCTATCAGAAGAGCAATGGCGAGGCGCTGGTGGTGCCGAATCTGCTGGCGCGTAACTTCGAGCCGCCGGCCATCAACCAGGTGTGGGCAGGAGATATTACTTATGTGAGAACGGTTCAGGGCTGGTCGTATCTGGCCATCGTGATGGACCTGTATTCGCGCCGTATCGTCGGCTGGGCGTTTGCGTTACTGCCTGATACAGCACTGGTCATCAGGGCTTTGCAGCAGGCGCGCGACCAGCGACGTCCGCCGCCGGAGCTGATGTTCCACTCGGATCAGGGATGCCAGTACACCAGCGCGCACTTCATGAACGAACTGAAGGCAAACGGCATCGTTCAGAGCATGAGCAGGAAGGGGAATTGCTGGGATAACGCGCCAGTGGAGCGTTTCTTTAGAAGCCTGAAAAGCGAATGGATCGACGATAAAGGGTACCCCGATCACGCGCACGCCGAACGTGACATCGGGGCCTACATCGACGACTTTTATAACTACCGTCGCATCCATTCGGCAGCAGGCGGTCAGCCGCCGGCACGATTCGAAGCTTCACTTTTTTAA
- a CDS encoding efflux transporter outer membrane subunit, with protein sequence MQFDRITRARTITPRALTLAAAAALATVLAGCAVGPDYKRPAAQIPASYKEAAPGWKVAQPADQQDRGNWWTIYEDPQLNTLEDKLNASNQTVAQFAAAYRQARALVGEARAAYFPTVGASAGATRSGNGSSSTSSSSSRVSNSFNAQLVASWEPDLWGSVSRSVNAQKAGQQGAAADLANARLSAQATLAQTYFSLRTLDSTQKLLDETVAAYQLSLQLTQNKYAAGVAARSDVIQAQTQLQSAQAAAIDNGVQRAQDEHAIAVLVGEPASTFSIPPTPLTATPPVVPAQMPSALLERRPDIASAERKAAAANEQIGVAIAAFFPTLTLSATGGFQSSVFSQLLTVPSRFWTLGPQLAATIFDAGLRQAKTEAARATYDQDVAAYRQTVLAAFQDVEDNLASQRILAQEIVVQQQAVESARQAVAIVTNEYKAGTVGYVNVLTAQTTAFTAEQKLENIAGQRMVSSVGLVKALGGGWDVSQMNRETGDVAAPAPLPASSATPVAQSETSSQQAPSN encoded by the coding sequence ATGCAGTTTGACCGAATCACGCGCGCGCGAACCATTACCCCTCGCGCCCTGACCCTCGCGGCGGCGGCGGCGCTCGCCACCGTTCTGGCCGGCTGCGCGGTCGGCCCTGACTACAAGCGGCCGGCGGCGCAGATTCCCGCCTCGTACAAGGAAGCCGCGCCCGGCTGGAAAGTCGCTCAACCGGCCGATCAGCAAGACCGCGGCAACTGGTGGACCATCTACGAAGACCCTCAACTCAACACGCTCGAAGACAAGCTGAACGCATCGAACCAGACCGTCGCCCAGTTCGCCGCCGCCTACCGGCAGGCGCGCGCGCTGGTCGGCGAGGCACGGGCGGCATATTTCCCGACCGTTGGCGCATCGGCAGGCGCGACACGCTCAGGTAACGGTTCGTCGTCCACGAGCTCGAGCAGCTCCCGGGTCAGCAACAGCTTCAACGCGCAACTCGTCGCCAGCTGGGAGCCGGATCTGTGGGGTTCGGTGAGCCGCTCGGTCAACGCCCAGAAAGCCGGTCAACAGGGCGCCGCCGCCGATCTGGCGAACGCCCGGCTGTCCGCTCAGGCCACGCTCGCACAAACCTATTTCTCGCTGCGCACGCTCGATTCCACCCAAAAACTCCTCGACGAAACCGTCGCGGCCTATCAGCTCTCACTGCAACTCACGCAGAACAAGTACGCGGCAGGCGTCGCCGCGCGCTCCGACGTGATTCAGGCGCAAACGCAGCTGCAATCGGCGCAAGCCGCCGCGATCGACAATGGCGTGCAGCGCGCCCAGGACGAACACGCGATCGCCGTGCTGGTCGGCGAACCGGCCTCGACCTTCTCGATTCCGCCGACGCCGCTCACCGCCACGCCGCCCGTCGTTCCCGCGCAAATGCCGTCGGCACTGCTGGAGCGGCGCCCGGATATCGCGTCGGCGGAACGCAAGGCCGCGGCCGCCAATGAGCAGATCGGCGTCGCGATTGCGGCGTTCTTCCCAACGCTGACGCTGTCGGCCACCGGCGGCTTCCAAAGCTCGGTGTTCTCGCAATTGCTCACCGTACCGTCGCGCTTCTGGACGCTCGGCCCGCAACTGGCCGCAACGATCTTCGACGCCGGCTTGCGCCAGGCAAAAACCGAAGCCGCTCGCGCTACCTACGACCAGGATGTCGCGGCCTATCGTCAAACGGTGCTGGCCGCATTCCAGGATGTCGAGGACAACCTCGCGTCCCAACGCATCCTCGCACAGGAAATCGTCGTGCAGCAGCAAGCGGTGGAGTCGGCCCGCCAGGCGGTGGCCATCGTCACGAACGAGTACAAGGCGGGCACAGTCGGCTACGTCAACGTGCTGACGGCGCAGACCACCGCCTTCACAGCCGAGCAAAAGCTGGAAAACATCGCCGGGCAGCGGATGGTGTCGTCGGTGGGTCTGGTGAAGGCGCTGGGCGGCGGCTGGGATGTCTCGCAAATGAATCGTGAAACCGGCGACGTAGCGGCACCTGCGCCGTTACCTGCGTCATCGGCGACGCCCGTCGCGCAAAGTGAGACCTCGTCGCAACAGGCGCCGAGCAACTAA
- a CDS encoding type II secretion system protein N — translation MTFWMRRLRVALPWLVVAVLSSAAVMLALLPAAWITPLFAKQTRGHVNLVDPAGSLWHGSATLMLAAGSDLSAATLLPGRIEWHTSFWPLFTGRVRMTMRQSEAMPDPITVDATPRGATVTQGAIGVPASLLTGLGAPFNTLDLQGDVRLSWSDWRSFNKEAFGQLTVTLNDVSSRVSLVKPLGSYRLLVQAQGASSTLDLTTFKGPLMLTGNGTVSAVSTSFRGTASAAPEARDNLAGLLNVLGRPSGPDTVALTFVH, via the coding sequence ATGACTTTCTGGATGCGACGCCTGCGCGTCGCGCTGCCTTGGTTGGTGGTCGCCGTGCTGTCGAGTGCCGCCGTCATGCTCGCGTTACTGCCGGCCGCCTGGATCACCCCGCTGTTCGCCAAACAGACCCGCGGCCACGTCAATCTTGTCGATCCGGCCGGCTCGCTGTGGCACGGCTCGGCGACACTGATGCTCGCTGCCGGCTCCGACCTGAGCGCGGCGACGCTGCTGCCTGGACGAATCGAATGGCACACGTCGTTCTGGCCGCTCTTCACCGGCCGGGTGCGAATGACGATGCGACAAAGCGAAGCGATGCCCGATCCGATCACCGTCGACGCGACGCCGCGTGGCGCGACCGTCACGCAAGGCGCGATCGGTGTGCCGGCTTCGCTGCTGACTGGCCTGGGCGCGCCGTTCAATACGCTCGATCTGCAAGGGGATGTGCGACTGTCGTGGTCGGACTGGCGCAGCTTCAACAAGGAAGCGTTCGGCCAACTGACGGTGACACTGAACGACGTCAGCTCGCGCGTATCGCTGGTCAAGCCGCTCGGGTCGTATCGGCTGCTAGTCCAGGCACAAGGCGCGTCGTCCACGCTCGATCTGACGACGTTCAAGGGCCCGCTGATGCTGACCGGCAACGGCACCGTGTCGGCGGTCTCGACATCGTTCCGCGGGACCGCCAGCGCCGCGCCGGAAGCACGCGATAACCTCGCGGGACTGCTGAATGTGCTGGGGCGGCCGAGCGGGCCCGATACGGTCGCGTTGACGTTCGTGCACTGA
- a CDS encoding type II secretion system protein M, producing MKAELAQSWAGFWDQRTEREKMLLTWGSGALAVVIAWSVLWAPAQDGRAHLRQSLPTLQRHLAQMTAQANEARQLSAAAQGVAPTGGALKDALTASLSDHGLAATQVQMIGNAVQIQMKNASFPAWTSWVDDARKQFKVQVAEAHVTALKEDGQVDLTASLQPSTVK from the coding sequence ATGAAAGCTGAACTCGCCCAATCGTGGGCCGGATTCTGGGACCAGCGCACCGAGCGCGAAAAAATGCTGCTGACGTGGGGCAGCGGGGCGTTGGCTGTGGTGATCGCGTGGTCGGTGCTGTGGGCGCCAGCGCAGGACGGCCGCGCGCATCTGCGCCAATCACTGCCGACGCTGCAGCGTCATTTGGCGCAGATGACGGCGCAGGCGAACGAAGCGCGGCAACTGTCGGCGGCGGCTCAAGGCGTCGCGCCGACCGGCGGTGCGCTAAAGGACGCGCTGACCGCGTCGCTCAGCGATCACGGCCTCGCCGCGACCCAGGTGCAGATGATCGGCAATGCGGTGCAGATCCAGATGAAAAACGCGTCGTTTCCGGCGTGGACGAGCTGGGTCGACGACGCGCGAAAGCAGTTCAAGGTGCAGGTCGCCGAGGCGCATGTGACCGCGCTCAAGGAAGACGGTCAGGTGGATCTGACGGCGTCGTTGCAGCCGTCGACCGTCAAATGA
- the gspL gene encoding type II secretion system protein GspL — MSTLIVLLPPRDPAVPSQEWQLPELPFLLLDKSGRTQRAGRSALALLPRASSTVLMVAARDLLMMPATLPPLRGPRLRQALPNVVEDQLIQDPQTCHIAVDPQPVAGGRQLLAIVDRGWFRFICEGFTAAGHRSLRAVPVTRCLPQAAALDTPAEVAETVNAGEPVLAGSASAATALPGAAPVVPMVAAVLGAVVQTAPALLLEGAIETGAPRVELAIARGVQGEGLAVPATAVNATLAALAGAAPVTLYMLTEVPGNEPRLGATGPAALAAHVHGASPLPFEQLARRALDCRFDLCQFEFAFQPWRLDRATLRRLRLPVLLAAGALVIAIAGANVQWLMLARQRDAINTQMTELLLNTFPKTTVVLDAPDQMSRQLQQLRVAAGELSPDDFLSLADGLARSLSPVPVNGIAALDYHDRRLDVTFKPEIKVDPDLAKRLARNGLNGAIDSNTGKWTIRNGQ; from the coding sequence TTGAGCACGCTGATCGTCCTACTGCCGCCGCGTGACCCGGCGGTGCCATCGCAGGAATGGCAACTCCCGGAGCTGCCGTTCCTGCTGCTCGACAAGTCGGGCCGCACCCAACGCGCAGGCCGTTCGGCGCTCGCGCTGCTGCCGCGCGCCTCGTCGACGGTGCTGATGGTCGCCGCGCGCGACCTGCTGATGATGCCCGCCACGTTGCCGCCGCTGCGCGGCCCGCGGCTGCGTCAGGCACTGCCGAACGTCGTCGAGGATCAACTGATCCAGGACCCGCAGACCTGTCACATCGCCGTCGATCCGCAACCGGTCGCGGGCGGCCGGCAGTTGCTCGCGATCGTCGATCGCGGCTGGTTCCGCTTCATCTGCGAAGGCTTCACCGCTGCCGGACACCGCAGCTTGCGCGCCGTGCCGGTCACGCGCTGTCTGCCGCAAGCGGCGGCGCTCGATACGCCCGCCGAAGTTGCCGAAACGGTCAACGCTGGCGAACCGGTATTGGCCGGCTCGGCTAGCGCGGCGACAGCGTTGCCAGGCGCCGCGCCGGTGGTGCCGATGGTGGCCGCCGTGCTCGGCGCCGTGGTCCAGACCGCGCCGGCGCTGCTGCTTGAAGGCGCGATCGAAACGGGTGCGCCGCGCGTCGAACTGGCAATCGCGCGCGGCGTGCAAGGCGAAGGGCTGGCGGTGCCGGCCACCGCCGTGAACGCGACCCTCGCCGCGCTGGCGGGCGCGGCCCCTGTCACGCTGTACATGCTGACCGAAGTGCCTGGCAACGAGCCGCGTCTCGGTGCGACCGGCCCCGCCGCTCTCGCAGCGCACGTGCATGGGGCCAGTCCGTTGCCGTTCGAGCAACTCGCGCGGCGCGCGCTGGATTGCCGCTTCGATCTCTGCCAGTTCGAGTTCGCTTTCCAGCCGTGGCGACTCGATCGCGCGACGCTGCGGCGCCTGCGTCTGCCGGTGCTGCTGGCGGCCGGTGCGCTCGTGATCGCGATTGCCGGGGCGAACGTGCAGTGGCTGATGCTCGCGCGTCAGCGCGACGCGATCAACACGCAGATGACGGAGTTGCTGCTCAACACCTTCCCGAAAACGACAGTTGTGCTCGATGCACCTGACCAGATGTCGCGCCAGTTGCAGCAGCTGCGGGTGGCGGCGGGCGAACTGTCGCCGGACGATTTCCTGTCGCTGGCAGACGGTCTCGCGCGTTCGCTGTCGCCGGTGCCGGTCAACGGCATTGCTGCGCTCGACTATCACGACCGCCGGCTCGACGTGACCTTCAAGCCTGAGATCAAGGTCGATCCCGATCTCGCGAAGCGCCTCGCGCGCAACGGCCTGAACGGCGCGATCGACAGCAACACCGGCAAGTGGACCATCAGGAACGGACAATGA